Proteins from a single region of Abyssalbus ytuae:
- a CDS encoding BNR repeat-containing protein produces MKYYFKLISSFLFKIIHLFIFFSLLAFIGCSSLKVAESEIGLGWSNNSVNTVIFRNSAVDTYNNYQFTAYYDEEGRMILAKRKLTENKWDVKITPYKGNVKDAHNSISLIIDVNGYVHISWDQHNTRLRYVKSISPLSLELSDELSMTGLQEEKVTYPEFHKLKNGKLLFCYRSGESGRGNMVINQYDPDTNQWSQLQDNLLDGEELRSAYWQIAVDGRGSVHLSWVWRETWDVSTNHDLCYAVSHDGGKSWEKSTGEKYGIPIRSVTAEIAWKVPENSNLINQTSMAVDDNNNPYIATYWDADGITQYKIIYLQEKKWQIIDSDFQKKAFQLGGGGTKSIPISRPQILIGNNIIYLLFRSAERENRISLAYKKKGKGKWNLVNVSEDYVGQWEPNFDKSLWKEKKQLHIFSQNVTQSDGEGLADMPAQKVKLLEINNIPK; encoded by the coding sequence ATGAAATATTATTTTAAGCTTATTAGCTCATTTTTATTTAAGATTATTCATTTATTTATATTCTTTAGCTTACTAGCATTCATTGGTTGTTCCTCACTTAAAGTAGCTGAATCTGAAATAGGATTAGGATGGAGTAACAATTCGGTGAATACTGTTATTTTCAGGAATAGTGCTGTTGATACATACAATAACTATCAATTTACGGCATATTATGATGAAGAAGGACGTATGATATTAGCAAAACGAAAATTAACCGAAAATAAATGGGATGTTAAAATTACGCCATATAAAGGTAATGTAAAAGATGCTCACAATTCGATAAGCCTTATCATTGATGTTAACGGGTATGTTCATATAAGCTGGGACCAACATAACACCCGATTACGTTACGTAAAGAGTATTTCTCCTTTGAGTTTGGAATTAAGCGATGAATTATCCATGACCGGTCTGCAAGAAGAAAAAGTTACTTACCCGGAATTCCATAAGTTGAAAAACGGTAAATTACTATTTTGTTATCGTTCAGGAGAATCGGGAAGGGGAAATATGGTAATCAACCAATACGATCCTGACACAAATCAGTGGTCTCAATTACAGGATAATTTGTTAGATGGAGAAGAATTAAGAAGTGCATATTGGCAAATAGCTGTTGATGGTAGGGGAAGTGTTCACCTTTCGTGGGTATGGCGAGAAACATGGGATGTTTCTACAAATCATGACCTTTGCTATGCGGTTTCTCATGACGGAGGTAAATCCTGGGAAAAATCAACAGGAGAAAAATATGGTATACCTATAAGATCTGTAACAGCAGAGATTGCTTGGAAAGTTCCCGAGAATAGTAATTTGATTAATCAAACTTCTATGGCGGTTGATGATAACAACAATCCATACATAGCAACTTATTGGGATGCGGATGGAATTACTCAATATAAAATCATTTACTTACAGGAAAAGAAATGGCAAATAATAGATTCTGATTTTCAAAAAAAAGCTTTCCAATTGGGAGGAGGCGGTACCAAGAGCATACCAATTTCCCGGCCTCAAATTTTAATAGGAAATAATATAATTTATCTCCTGTTTAGATCTGCAGAAAGAGAGAACAGAATATCACTTGCATATAAGAAAAAAGGCAAAGGGAAGTGGAACCTTGTGAATGTATCTGAAGATTATGTAGGGCAATGGGAGCCCAATTTTGATAAATCTCTTTGGAAAGAGAAAAAACAATTACATATTTTCTCTCAAAATGTTACGCAATCTGATGGTGAAGGATTAGCAGATATGCCTGCACAAAAAGTGAAATTACTTGAAATCAATAATATACCAAAATAA
- a CDS encoding glycoside hydrolase family 88 protein, with protein MINKVVSLLLISIILCGCNEMPGKKDIKKENEDQLLPVIDSTLKRAVKQYTYLSEITEKGRYPKTYIEKEKKIETSDSGWWCSGFFPGSLLYLDDIVGAPELKMKTDEVLEDLKKEQFNTTTHDLGFMMFCSFGNAERLNSNPSYQEILMNSARSLSTRYNDTVKAIRSWDSAPWNKAGKDDLVVIIDNMMNLELLFWATKHSNDSTFYKIAVNHANTTMQNHFREDHSSFHELIYDGNTGEVKAKITNQGASDSSSWARGQAWGLYGFVVMFRETKDIKYLTHAKNIADYLLSHPNLPEDKIPYWDFNAPGIPNALRDSSAGAIIASALLELSRYSTGDDKLRYLNNSKKILETLLTKDYIISEVGENGGFLLKHGVGNMPNGTEIDTPLSYGDYYLIEAMIRYLHSKQ; from the coding sequence ATGATAAATAAGGTTGTTTCATTATTGTTAATTTCAATTATACTCTGTGGGTGTAATGAGATGCCAGGAAAGAAAGACATAAAAAAAGAAAATGAAGACCAATTATTGCCAGTAATAGATAGCACACTTAAAAGGGCGGTAAAGCAATATACTTATTTAAGTGAGATTACAGAAAAAGGCAGGTATCCTAAAACATATATAGAAAAAGAAAAAAAAATTGAAACCAGTGATTCAGGTTGGTGGTGTAGTGGTTTTTTTCCAGGTTCATTATTGTATCTGGATGATATAGTTGGAGCACCGGAATTGAAGATGAAGACTGATGAGGTACTGGAAGACCTGAAAAAAGAACAATTTAATACTACTACTCATGATTTGGGCTTTATGATGTTTTGCAGTTTTGGTAATGCTGAAAGATTGAACAGTAATCCTTCTTATCAAGAAATTCTAATGAATAGTGCCCGGTCTTTAAGTACAAGATATAACGATACGGTAAAAGCAATTAGATCCTGGGACAGTGCTCCCTGGAACAAAGCTGGTAAAGATGATCTGGTAGTGATTATTGATAATATGATGAATCTTGAATTACTTTTTTGGGCAACAAAGCATAGTAACGATAGTACCTTTTATAAGATTGCTGTTAATCATGCCAATACTACAATGCAGAATCATTTTAGAGAAGATCACAGCTCATTTCACGAATTGATTTATGATGGAAACACAGGAGAAGTTAAAGCAAAAATAACCAATCAGGGAGCATCAGACAGTTCCTCTTGGGCGCGTGGTCAGGCATGGGGCTTGTACGGCTTTGTAGTTATGTTTCGCGAAACCAAAGACATCAAATATCTTACTCACGCAAAGAACATTGCAGACTATCTCTTAAGCCATCCTAATTTACCTGAAGATAAGATACCGTATTGGGATTTCAATGCTCCCGGAATTCCTAATGCTTTAAGAGATTCTTCGGCTGGGGCAATTATTGCTTCTGCATTATTGGAATTGAGTAGATATTCGACCGGTGATGATAAATTGAGGTATTTAAATAATTCAAAAAAGATTTTAGAGACTTTATTAACGAAAGATTATATAATATCGGAGGTAGGGGAGAATGGAGGTTTTTTGCTTAAGCATGGAGTTGGTAATATGCCCAACGGAACTGAAATTGATACCCCTTTGTCTTACGGGGATTATTATTTAATAGAAGCAATGATTCGCTATTTACATTCGAAGCAATAA
- a CDS encoding two-component regulator propeller domain-containing protein has translation MRIIFFTLIIFLLSITSCISQSYSIEYLNMKDGLSNDYIVDIEGDKDGYVWFATEEGLNRYDGNTVVSFYKSNINANTVLNGNELNKILDDPTEKIMWVATKREGLSAYNYTTNSFTTYQPREGENSISSLGITDLEISQDGNLWIATYNHGVDHFDKSTNNFTHYNSKTVKNLVSNYSWAVVDDGNGKLYVGHKDAGLSVININTKEATNYQNIPNDESSIPGNDVRCVYMDKSGGIWVGTNNGLALFNPSDSSFTNFGNNDGPLSRWVTDISHFSDNSLWVSTRFDGIIMIDLSQRFFSDFSELKIKQVGKGNITPDLSSLNTRCLYQDEFGNIWIGTWGGGVNFLKNTTTTFNTIRLLDNNYQESSVANSILSISQDHEQNIWAGTYGAGIFKIRNNEVVEHFYEKNLDFSANTIQAIHCDRNDNLWFGVMSGGVLVYDKTTNKFNQAFPDLMSQSDVTAICETNDGKILVGTNDNGIFIFDINTYRFLGKLDIEEALIRSIIIDDIGNILIGTYGVGMKIYSKNLKLLHTYHMQTGFISNTINHIYKDREGKIWVATGNGLIQLKNGYKGEFQAYGESNINVRALVEDTHGNIWYSTNKGLNCMEMSTSNILEYGYKDNISTSSYSSASVLKAHNNQLYFGSLHGISFFNPSNVLKSRKTPKPFFSLLNVYEPIKGQFIDEKQSFIPVESKLELDYTQNNFKVSFAVKDYSLTNQIEYSYMLKGQSESWFPVLGANEITFRNLSPGNYNLLLRNRIRNQDWSDEYATLDIVLTPPFWLTWWAKLFYFLVGILVALGFMYYRERKIRIEYLYQSEKQKHQHDQELNDERLRFYTNITHELRTPLTLILGPIEDILKSPYLNTKDRNRLLLIHNNTVRLRNLVNRLLDFRKTETSNKQLVVGKYNIVSVVTEIGMRFKQLNQNPNVKILINSSQNNIPLTIDKEAIIMILDNLISNAIKYTSKGSITISVSKTTENGEPFVELNIKDTGQGISEEDLPKIFDRYYQKGGKQHYSGTGIGLALVKNLTTLHEGIIRVEGAIGVGTSISILLKENNIYPHASRVDEEETQDMIGEEGVDNFEEDIKIDHTVVLIIEDNRDICEYLKDELESSYEVQIAYDGKQGLDLALETIPDIIISDIMMPVMDGFELCKKLKEDMRTCHIPIVLLTAKDSSLSKEEGYESGADSYLTKPFSSSLLKTRIKNLLQQRDILANKYSISKTSLSTHSTETTDNESQLTIRSLTGLDEEFLEKAKNLIIENLSNGIVDVQYLSENMFMSSSTLYRKIKAITNLSTTEFIRKIKIKESERLLLERKYTLSEIAFKIGINSQVYFRKCFKEEFGCTPTDYLKNKRTSG, from the coding sequence ATGAGAATCATTTTTTTTACACTTATTATATTCTTGCTATCTATTACATCATGTATTTCACAATCTTATTCTATTGAATATCTCAATATGAAAGATGGATTATCCAATGATTATATTGTAGACATTGAGGGTGATAAGGATGGTTATGTTTGGTTTGCCACTGAAGAAGGTTTAAACAGGTATGATGGCAATACCGTGGTATCTTTTTATAAATCTAATATAAATGCCAATACTGTTTTAAATGGCAATGAATTAAATAAAATTCTTGATGACCCCACAGAAAAAATAATGTGGGTTGCTACTAAAAGAGAGGGATTATCTGCATACAACTATACAACTAATTCATTCACCACATATCAACCCAGAGAAGGTGAAAACTCAATATCCTCACTGGGTATAACGGATTTAGAAATTTCACAGGATGGTAACTTGTGGATTGCCACTTATAATCATGGAGTCGATCATTTTGATAAATCAACTAATAATTTTACCCATTACAATTCAAAAACCGTAAAAAATCTTGTGAGTAATTACTCTTGGGCAGTTGTAGATGATGGTAATGGCAAATTATATGTGGGACATAAAGATGCGGGCCTTTCAGTTATTAATATTAATACTAAGGAAGCAACGAACTATCAAAATATTCCTAATGACGAAAGCTCTATACCCGGAAACGATGTTAGATGTGTATACATGGACAAATCTGGCGGGATATGGGTTGGCACGAATAACGGGCTTGCTTTGTTTAACCCTTCTGACAGTAGTTTTACAAATTTTGGAAACAATGATGGGCCTTTATCAAGATGGGTAACCGACATTTCACATTTTTCTGATAATAGTCTATGGGTTAGCACCAGATTTGACGGCATCATAATGATAGATCTTTCACAAAGATTTTTTTCTGATTTTTCTGAACTCAAAATTAAACAAGTAGGAAAAGGTAATATCACCCCAGACTTATCTTCATTAAATACACGTTGTTTGTATCAGGATGAGTTTGGTAATATATGGATAGGAACATGGGGAGGAGGTGTTAATTTTTTAAAAAACACGACAACCACATTCAATACAATAAGGTTACTTGATAATAATTATCAAGAAAGCTCAGTAGCTAACTCAATTTTATCGATTTCACAGGATCATGAACAAAATATATGGGCAGGAACCTATGGAGCTGGCATATTTAAAATTAGGAATAATGAAGTTGTTGAGCATTTTTATGAAAAAAACTTAGATTTCAGTGCAAATACAATACAGGCCATTCATTGTGATAGAAATGACAATTTATGGTTTGGAGTGATGTCCGGAGGGGTTTTAGTTTATGATAAAACTACAAATAAATTCAACCAGGCTTTTCCTGACCTAATGAGCCAAAGTGATGTTACAGCCATTTGTGAAACAAATGATGGTAAAATTTTAGTTGGTACCAACGATAACGGAATCTTCATATTTGATATTAACACCTACCGTTTTCTTGGTAAATTAGATATAGAAGAAGCACTAATTAGATCTATTATTATAGATGATATTGGCAATATACTTATTGGAACTTATGGCGTAGGCATGAAAATTTATTCCAAGAACCTAAAGTTATTGCATACCTACCACATGCAAACAGGTTTTATTTCAAACACAATCAACCATATTTATAAAGACAGAGAAGGAAAAATATGGGTAGCAACGGGAAATGGTTTAATTCAATTAAAAAATGGCTACAAAGGAGAGTTTCAAGCTTATGGTGAGTCTAATATTAATGTAAGAGCCCTAGTAGAAGATACCCATGGTAATATATGGTACAGTACAAACAAAGGTTTGAATTGTATGGAAATGAGCACATCTAATATATTAGAATATGGTTATAAAGATAATATTTCAACAAGCAGTTATTCTTCGGCCTCAGTTTTAAAAGCCCATAACAACCAGTTGTACTTTGGTTCTTTGCACGGGATCAGCTTTTTTAACCCATCAAATGTGCTCAAAAGCAGAAAAACACCAAAACCATTCTTTTCATTATTAAATGTTTATGAGCCAATTAAAGGGCAATTTATTGATGAAAAACAAAGTTTCATTCCAGTAGAGTCAAAACTTGAACTTGACTATACTCAAAATAATTTTAAAGTCTCTTTTGCAGTAAAAGATTATTCTCTAACAAATCAAATTGAATATTCATATATGTTAAAAGGCCAATCCGAATCTTGGTTTCCAGTTCTTGGTGCTAATGAAATCACATTCCGTAACCTATCACCTGGCAACTATAACCTACTTCTGCGAAATCGAATTAGAAATCAAGATTGGTCTGATGAATATGCAACATTGGATATTGTTCTTACTCCCCCATTCTGGCTTACATGGTGGGCAAAACTATTCTATTTTTTGGTAGGTATTCTGGTTGCTTTAGGCTTCATGTATTATCGTGAACGCAAAATAAGAATTGAATACCTTTATCAGTCCGAAAAACAAAAACATCAACATGACCAAGAGTTAAATGACGAAAGACTAAGATTTTACACTAACATTACTCATGAATTAAGGACTCCTTTAACTCTTATTCTCGGACCTATTGAAGATATTTTAAAAAGCCCCTATTTAAACACAAAGGATAGGAATAGACTTTTACTTATCCATAATAATACTGTAAGATTAAGAAATCTGGTTAATAGATTACTGGACTTTAGAAAAACAGAAACCTCCAACAAACAGCTAGTTGTCGGTAAATATAATATAGTTTCTGTTGTCACTGAAATAGGTATGAGGTTTAAGCAATTAAATCAAAATCCTAATGTTAAGATTTTGATTAATTCAAGTCAGAATAATATACCATTGACAATTGATAAAGAGGCAATAATAATGATTCTCGATAATTTAATTTCCAACGCTATTAAGTATACCAGTAAAGGAAGTATCACCATTAGTGTTTCAAAAACAACTGAAAATGGTGAACCTTTTGTTGAGCTTAACATTAAGGATACAGGCCAGGGAATTAGCGAGGAAGACTTACCGAAAATTTTTGACAGATATTATCAAAAAGGCGGAAAACAACATTATTCGGGTACAGGAATAGGCCTGGCTTTGGTTAAAAACTTAACGACACTCCACGAAGGAATAATAAGAGTTGAAGGTGCTATTGGTGTTGGTACTTCTATATCTATTTTACTAAAAGAAAATAACATTTATCCTCATGCTTCAAGAGTGGATGAAGAAGAAACACAAGATATGATAGGCGAAGAGGGGGTAGATAATTTTGAAGAGGACATAAAAATTGATCATACAGTTGTTTTAATAATTGAAGACAACAGAGATATTTGTGAATACCTTAAAGATGAATTGGAATCATCTTATGAAGTTCAAATTGCGTATGATGGAAAACAAGGACTTGATTTAGCTTTAGAAACAATACCAGATATTATAATAAGCGATATTATGATGCCTGTAATGGACGGATTTGAACTATGCAAAAAGCTAAAAGAAGATATGAGAACATGCCATATACCAATCGTATTATTAACCGCAAAAGACTCTTCATTAAGCAAAGAAGAAGGATATGAATCCGGAGCTGATTCCTACCTCACAAAACCTTTTAGTTCGAGCCTCCTGAAGACCCGTATAAAAAATTTGTTGCAACAAAGAGATATACTTGCCAATAAATATTCTATATCGAAAACCAGTTTATCTACCCACAGTACCGAAACAACAGATAATGAAAGCCAGCTTACTATTAGGAGTTTAACAGGTCTTGACGAAGAATTCCTTGAAAAAGCTAAAAACTTAATAATTGAAAATTTATCCAATGGGATTGTCGATGTTCAATATTTATCCGAAAATATGTTTATGAGCTCCTCTACTTTGTATAGAAAAATAAAAGCTATTACAAATCTTTCAACGACTGAATTCATCCGCAAAATAAAAATAAAAGAATCTGAAAGGCTATTATTGGAGAGAAAATACACTCTTTCGGAAATAGCATTTAAAATAGGCATTAATAGTCAAGTATATTTCAGAAAATGTTTTAAAGAAGAATTTGGTTGTACCCCAACTGATTATCTTAAAAATAAAAGAACTTCCGGCTAA
- a CDS encoding SusC/RagA family TonB-linked outer membrane protein, whose protein sequence is MLELIKLKWKILLLLVLLPMCMIAQSRISISGTVVSAPDNQPLPGAAIVVKGTSIGTSSDFDGNYNLDNVPIDATLIFSYLGMVTQEIDVSGKSIIDVALEYDHVSLDEVVIVGYGSLQKKDLTGSVGQVKPDDLANQNPQTVQDVLRGVPGLKVGYSPEAKGGGSLLIRGRNTLYDPDDNGVHTSPLIILDGMQFYGELSEISPDDIAQIDILKDASSAAVYGSRAASGVIIITTKKGKIGKPIINVNSNITLNTRSAYRGLYGPEGYIKYREDWETAKTYGYNSATGQYEAYVSDHVGQVGYFSNPFDLGQYGISQEDWLSYQPASETEGRTLREVWGRRLGLEGVILDNFIAGKSHDWYDSTFRTGYNYDANVSISGASDKVNYYMSMGYLSAEGVVKGNDYSATRANLKVNGQITDWLDVGANVNFQDRTDGDIRVGTGTNYWDANMLRNSPFANFKDENGDYERQPMGPDIGGYNYYYDRQFQDLERGYTVLNTIFNAKVTLPLGFTYSFNVSPRYEYYYNRYFQSADHEGWNGAEVGVDRDHAKRFDWNLNNTLTWDHTFNDKHHIIATLVQEAEERRYWSDNIDARNILPTDALGFHNTSNATLDNSEFSTTDTHQTATGLMARLFYSYDDRYLITGTIRRDGYSAFGASNPYATFPSVGFGWNFANENWLNWEAMNTGKLRISWGRNGNRSLADPYVSLANLGSGTGATMGYIDSSGDIVDVKYLAIDRLANPNLKWEKTTSLNIALDYGFLNNRINGSIDLYKSVTNDMIMIQRLPGFSGFSSITTNLGEVENRGVEININSINIQQPNFEWRTSFVFSYNKNKINSLYGNLEHILDDDGNVIGQKEADDISNGWFIGQPISAIWDYEVIGIWQKDEWEEAARYGQRPGDPKVANHYTADDAADGTPVYNDNDKVFLGQTDPPINWSLRNDFKIFKNWEVSMNMYSYMGHKSLNGNYLNNFNAGSLYTYNYNPFTNPYWTIDNPTNDWARLDAITPAGAGASKLYNRNFIRLDVISLAYTLPEDLTERLNMKKVKFSASVRNVATWAADWKYFGDPETGGLATRSFNIGFNLTL, encoded by the coding sequence ATGTTAGAATTAATTAAACTTAAATGGAAGATTTTGCTATTATTGGTGCTTCTTCCAATGTGCATGATTGCACAATCCAGAATTTCTATATCAGGTACAGTTGTATCTGCCCCTGATAATCAGCCATTGCCTGGAGCTGCGATAGTGGTGAAGGGAACTTCAATTGGGACTAGTTCCGATTTTGACGGTAATTATAATCTGGACAATGTTCCAATAGATGCCACCTTGATTTTTTCTTACCTCGGAATGGTTACTCAAGAAATTGATGTGTCCGGGAAGTCAATTATTGATGTAGCATTAGAATATGACCATGTCAGCCTTGATGAGGTCGTGATTGTTGGATATGGTTCTTTGCAAAAAAAGGACTTAACAGGTTCAGTTGGTCAGGTCAAGCCAGATGACTTAGCAAACCAAAACCCACAAACTGTTCAGGACGTTTTAAGAGGAGTACCAGGTCTCAAAGTAGGGTATTCTCCTGAAGCAAAAGGAGGAGGGTCATTATTAATTCGTGGACGTAATACTCTTTATGATCCCGATGATAATGGGGTTCATACCTCGCCTCTTATTATTTTGGATGGGATGCAATTTTATGGAGAGCTATCTGAAATTAGTCCGGATGATATAGCTCAAATAGATATTTTAAAAGATGCTTCGTCAGCTGCAGTTTATGGTTCGAGAGCAGCTTCGGGGGTTATTATAATCACTACAAAAAAGGGTAAAATAGGTAAACCCATCATTAATGTAAATTCAAATATTACTCTCAATACCAGAAGCGCATACCGTGGTTTATATGGTCCGGAAGGTTATATAAAGTATCGTGAAGACTGGGAAACAGCCAAAACTTATGGATATAATAGTGCCACTGGTCAGTATGAGGCTTATGTTTCAGACCACGTAGGCCAGGTAGGATATTTTTCAAACCCTTTTGACCTTGGCCAATACGGTATTTCTCAAGAAGATTGGTTGTCATATCAACCTGCCTCTGAAACTGAAGGAAGAACTCTAAGAGAAGTTTGGGGACGACGATTAGGATTAGAGGGGGTTATTTTAGATAATTTCATTGCAGGTAAATCCCACGATTGGTATGACAGCACATTTAGAACAGGATATAATTATGATGCTAACGTAAGTATTTCAGGAGCAAGTGACAAAGTTAATTATTATATGTCCATGGGTTATTTGAGTGCTGAAGGTGTTGTGAAAGGAAATGATTACTCTGCAACCAGGGCAAATTTGAAAGTAAATGGACAAATTACCGATTGGCTTGATGTTGGAGCCAATGTTAATTTTCAGGACCGTACTGATGGAGATATACGTGTTGGTACGGGTACCAACTATTGGGATGCAAATATGTTAAGAAACAGTCCGTTTGCTAATTTTAAAGACGAAAACGGAGACTACGAAAGACAACCCATGGGGCCTGATATTGGAGGTTATAACTATTATTATGATCGTCAATTTCAGGATTTAGAGAGAGGATATACCGTGTTAAATACAATTTTTAATGCAAAAGTAACCTTGCCGTTGGGCTTTACCTACTCCTTTAACGTTTCTCCCCGTTATGAATATTATTATAACCGATATTTCCAATCTGCGGACCATGAAGGATGGAATGGAGCAGAAGTAGGTGTGGATAGAGACCATGCTAAACGTTTTGATTGGAACTTAAATAATACCTTGACATGGGATCATACGTTTAACGATAAACATCACATAATCGCAACTTTGGTTCAGGAAGCAGAAGAGCGGCGTTATTGGTCTGATAATATCGATGCAAGGAATATTCTTCCAACTGATGCATTAGGGTTTCATAATACTTCTAATGCCACACTTGACAATAGTGAGTTTTCTACAACAGATACTCATCAGACTGCTACCGGATTAATGGCGAGACTTTTCTATTCTTATGATGACCGTTATTTGATCACCGGTACCATTCGTCGTGATGGCTATTCGGCATTTGGTGCATCAAATCCCTATGCAACCTTTCCATCGGTTGGATTTGGATGGAACTTTGCGAATGAAAACTGGTTAAACTGGGAAGCCATGAATACAGGTAAATTACGTATTTCATGGGGTAGAAATGGAAACCGTTCACTTGCAGACCCGTATGTGTCATTAGCTAACCTTGGTTCCGGGACAGGGGCAACAATGGGGTACATTGATTCTTCCGGAGATATTGTAGATGTTAAGTATCTGGCGATAGATCGTTTAGCAAACCCAAACTTAAAATGGGAAAAAACAACATCCTTAAACATTGCGCTTGATTACGGCTTCTTAAATAATCGTATAAATGGTTCTATTGATCTATACAAGTCGGTTACAAACGATATGATAATGATCCAGAGATTACCAGGTTTCTCAGGGTTCTCATCTATTACAACAAATCTTGGTGAAGTTGAAAATAGAGGAGTTGAAATAAATATTAACTCAATAAATATCCAACAACCAAATTTTGAATGGCGCACCAGCTTTGTTTTTTCTTATAATAAGAACAAAATCAATTCTTTATATGGCAATTTGGAACATATACTTGATGATGATGGAAATGTTATTGGGCAAAAAGAAGCTGATGACATAAGTAATGGATGGTTTATAGGACAACCAATCTCTGCAATTTGGGACTATGAAGTGATAGGAATTTGGCAAAAAGACGAATGGGAAGAAGCAGCAAGATATGGACAACGTCCGGGTGATCCCAAAGTAGCCAACCATTATACTGCAGATGATGCTGCTGACGGAACTCCTGTGTACAATGATAATGATAAAGTATTTTTGGGGCAAACAGACCCCCCAATAAACTGGTCACTTCGAAACGATTTTAAAATATTTAAGAATTGGGAAGTTTCTATGAATATGTATTCATATATGGGGCACAAATCACTTAACGGAAACTATCTAAATAATTTTAATGCGGGAAGTTTATATACGTATAACTACAATCCCTTTACTAATCCATATTGGACCATTGATAATCCAACCAATGATTGGGCACGTCTTGATGCTATTACACCGGCTGGGGCTGGGGCGTCGAAATTATACAATCGAAATTTTATTCGATTGGATGTCATATCATTAGCATATACACTTCCTGAAGATCTTACAGAACGATTAAACATGAAAAAAGTGAAATTTTCAGCTTCAGTCCGAAATGTCGCAACATGGGCTGCAGATTGGAAATATTTTGGAGATCCTGAAACCGGGGGGCTGGCAACTCGCAGCTTTAATATTGGCTTTAATTTAACTCTTTAA